Genomic DNA from Gopherus evgoodei ecotype Sinaloan lineage unplaced genomic scaffold, rGopEvg1_v1.p scaffold_323_arrow_ctg1, whole genome shotgun sequence:
GTCTCGCTCTCCTGCTTTAGCTTGGCGTGCTTCCAAACACAGCGCATGGAGCTTCAGGCTTTGTGTATATTTAGGTCCAGCAAACTCTTGGCATAACTGAGCCAAAGCTCCAGCCATGGCTGCATGTGTTCCTACAATACAAGGTGCCTGGTTTGGCTATCTGGTGGAGACAGATCAAAGCaagagtgtctctctctttctcaactcCAACCACATCCTTTGGGAATTTTAACTTCAGTAGCTATTTCACTGGTCACTGGGCACTGGTCATCTCCTGACCCCCCTGTGGCCAACCCCATTGGGGCTAATGGGGCAGATGCTGTCAATAGAAGAGTTCAGAGACGAAAATGAGTGAGAGCCACTATGAAGAACAGCTGTTCATCCTATTCCTGCAATAGCCACTCCAGCCTCAGACTTTGGTCCACAGTCCTACAGCCGCGCCTGGTGTAGCTGGAGGCAACGCCTAAGCCTTCACAGCTTTGAGCTGGGGGGAGCGAAGGTGACTACGGGACCCAGGATGCGTCCTTATCAGATCGCTCTGAAGTTTCCTGCTGTCTTACTGACATAGAGGCTTTAAATTGTTCCTCAACTCTCTACATCAACAGCAGAATTGCATGGGCTCCAAGAGGCAAGGATTCCACCAGGCCCTATGACTTTCTTGACCCCTGCCTCTTTAGTCCAGCTGTCCATCTTGTATTTGCTTTGGGGGCCGAATGACCTCTTGTCATTTGTTGGGGGAGACACTACAGAGTGCTGTTTCACTGTCAGGGCAGCTACTTTCTCTTGCAATTCACCGAGTTGTTTCATCTGATGGTCACTTTCAGGAGGGGTGTTATACTAAGCAGCTTCCAAAGTACACATATTTCAGTCCCTCGGAAAGGGTTATCTTTAGAGTCCTGAGTTTCCCATTCCCTGACCTCTCTGGGCAGTGTAGCAAACGAGGGGAATTTCCCTTCCTGTCCTCTAATCCCAACTAGAACAGCATCAATCCAGCATGTCTCGCACCATTTCACACTTGCTCCAGTCTGAGGCAATCCAAATCACTCCCTGCAATTCCCTTCTTAtaatggaccctctgcaggagtTGCTCCACCTCTGCCAGATACTGAGAGAGCTTCTCTCTGGGTTCCTGATGGGTGGTCTGGAATTTTAATATAACATCCTCTCCACTTTCAGAGCTTCCAAAGAAGAAAGGTATTCAGCTGCAGTTGCCTCTGGGCTACTGGCCCTGAGTGCCCTGAcagattcagcagcaggtccGTGCAGACTTTCCACTAGTCTTTTTTCGTTTTTGGTGCATGCCCATTCCTATTCCCTCTGATCAACATGATCTAACCAGGGCTCAAATTCTTCTTCATGCACAAGGCTAGGTTGTATCCCTGAAAGAGGCTCTTAGTTCCAACTTCCAGGCCTACCACTTGTCCCATGGCCTGGGTAATGACCTTCAGGAATGAATCTTCGGTCAAAGGGTGAGAAGATGGGGCAGGACTATGCAATGCCCTCAGATCTTCTTCCCTATTTCCCATTCTCTGGGGAAAACACTGAATTTCTCCTTGAAAGTCAGATGTCTCATCCCATGGTGCAGGGAGCATGATGGGCATAGTCTAGCTTGTAGAGTCCACTGCATTCCCTCGCCACCCACGGTTATGTTTCCAGGTCCCATCTGCACATCAAACCTCCTGGAGGCATACCATCTCTGTTCTTTCTCCCGATAGCTTCTGCCATGGAAGGTGACCTGGCCTGTGGACCTTACTGTAGCCAGGGCCTGTACAATCTGTACTCTGGAGATACTCCTGCCAAAGCCTCCCACCACCACAGCCTGTTGTGGGTCTACTTCATCACTGTCACACCTCTCTGGGGCCTGTCTTCTGTCCATGCTGACACACATGGGATAAAACagagttgtttttttctctttacaatCCCAACGGTGCCTCCAGGAGTGTAAGGGGGTTTTACATGTTGCCATACCCCTAAGGGCAGCTAATTGTCAACAGGAGCTCTGACCTGGCCACAGTGGATttcagcagcctggttcttagcTACAACCTGGTGGTGCCTCCACCTGACTGTTGTAGACACTCAGAAACCCAACCTGCCTCTTGTCACGGAGTCACAGGATTAGTGCTACagccccagctttggaacagtgTCTAGGAGGAACCTCGTCAGAGAGCCAGACCCCCCAGGGGTCTCACACTTCCTTCAAGGTAAGCCACGTGGCTTCACCACCCCCTCAGACTGAACATCGACCTGGGCCTGCATTCTTCCTGCTTCACCCTGTGAGCTCTGTTCCTGTGTCTCACTGAGACCGACGCCCGACGGAGACTTGTCCATTCTGCACGGACTAATGCACCTTGCCCAGCATTTCAGTGACAGTCACACCGCACTCTCTATGCCTGGAGGCACTCTGCACCAAaagattaaaaattctgcaaattttatttgtcaaaataacactacatgatgtgacgaactgggaatgttcttaatgttttctctgaatactgtgttggtgcctcagtgtcccctatgtcTCTCCGCTTCACCAttgccagtccatgctgctggtgcttctgcagcttttccatgggctcttgctctctctcacgatCCTCTCCCTCTCTCGGACTCTGCTCTAatcccatccgtctccgatctcctgatggggaaccctatcgtgaagaccctcgtctgattggggaccagactcccggggatgcctggctgctacTCCAgatgctcccagatcctcttgtagccccatctgggccaggaatctgctcctcagagcagtgcttctcctccaactgcacgattaactgtgccttggtgaacgtccccatgtgtaaccctctctttgtgcacaggatcacaatgtccttcttaaggagatggtgataggccatcacttcaccgttcccaagtggctctggactcacaggcctgtgtgctcttggctcccccatggtttccaggaagaacccctggtgtgccagcccttctcgtgatcaccacctctttgccagggtcgagctgcagactcctccgcccctgggactgctcctgcaatcccccggggaaccctgctactgcaaaatccttctctctcccagggtcgagcggcaagctcctccgcccctgagactgctcgctgcagtcctcagggggaccccgttactccaacagtccttctcgctggtcacacgctcccagaggttaaccgccccctgaaaccgtccctctctgagccttcagcacgcctggtcctcattatccctcctttgttttactgctccccagtcacttactgcaagcagcgccattcacggggtgcagtacatcccacctctgccaccagttgtcacggagattccgggcgatgctctggaactgctccccaccaagccaggcaggactctggggagcctcctctcccttggagcagacttgttcagggcaagaagctcacctggcttcacctcctgggtctctccttggagcattcagcatcctctgcccctccgtgcgcttcccacagcgagtccaccccagcggggtcctgggggggccacggggtcctgcacccccactttgcagtcagacgtgactctcagccagccagtaatacagaggtttattcgatgacaggaacggggtctaaaacagagcttgtaggtacagtgaaTGAAACCCCTTAGTCAGGTCCATCTtgcggggaggagaggggagggagctcAGACTCCGGCCTTGGggctccctcagtttccccagccagctccagactgaaaccctccagcccctcctctgcctttgtctctttcctctgccaggaggccacctgatctctctgtTCTCTGACACCTTCATccggcaccttgcaggggaggggcccaggccagcagttgccaggagacagggtgtcggccattctctgtgcagacagtatCACAGGGGTCCAcctgggctctgcaacaatcacactcCCTGATCCCCCCACCTAGATACCTAAGAActgcacaggggaaactgaggcacccacacagtattcggagaaaacattaagaacgttcccacttcgtcacaggggCCAAGCCATTCACACCCTCACTGCCAGCACATGCCTGCCTGGCCCCGAGCCCCGGGCTAGTCACTCGCGCCAGCGCCATGCTCCAACCAGACACCAGGGCCGGGGGcggcacctttcagaagtgctgggccaaATCTTCCTTTGTTCACTCTGCTTGAAGGCTCCGCGTCCCGGTGATACACGTTAACATTTTGAGGTCTCTTTCTCtattctataatatagaactaagcTAGTGTTGTACGTAAAgcaaataagggttttaaaatgttgaagaagcttcatttaaaattaaattgaaatgcagagccccccggaccagtggccaggacccgggcagtgtgagtgccactgaaaatcgctcacgtgccgtctttggcatgcgtgccataggtcgcctacccctgcactaggtgaccagatgtcccaattttataggaacagtcccaatatttgaggctttttcttatataggctccaacTACACcgcacccccgtcccgatttttcacactttcaggtactgggtggcagggaggggctgcccaGACGGACAGCCTAGCAGCACAAGCATGGCATGGAGGAGTCACAGCCTAGAGAAGCAGGCAAGGGGACAGCGAGCGTGCCCTGAGCCTGTGCCACCCGCCCGCTCATCTTGCTGACGTGCTCCCCCCGGATTACTGGGGCTTAGCAGCGGGTTCGCTCCTGGAGCAGCTCATGTCAAAGCTGCCAGGGGCCGAGGGGCTTTATCCAGGCTGGGCgcgctgggctggctgggaaatgaGCCGGACATCGGTCCGGCTCAGAGTCGTTGGCATGGGTGGGTGCCTCCCGCAGGGGCTCCCGTGTCACCGAGCAGGGGGATAGAGAGCTGGCACTGTCCAGGGATCGAGGTTTTAAATCCAGACCCCCAAGCACTCGAGCGCGGAGGACTTGGCACCAGGCCCAGAAGGGAGGGACGTGCCAGCCACGCCCGCACATGATGGGGCCACCTCATGCCCCCCCTCCAGAGCCCATAGCTCCCCCGGGTCGCtctcagcagctgggctgggtcaggatggggcagcagggcagaGCCAAAGTGTCTGAACGCAGCCGCTGCCCGCAGGGAAAAATGAAAGTGGCTCCGAGCCCTGGGGGATCaaggctgaggctgggggggaACCGGGCTGCCAGGGCTGCTTTCGCTTTCCCTTCGCCTCGGCCCGGCTGGCAACGGCATCGGCACCGGCACGGCAGCTGAAGGGTTCGGGGTGCGGCTGCAGGGACGTCGCCCCAGTGCTGAGGAGGGAGCACCAGCTGCCCCATGAGTGAGTTGGGGGTCGGACTCGGGGCcgttcccctctagggggcaccagcttggatccccccacagggcagggagtgggggggcagcgtgggaatggggctggtactgggttacgctcacccctctcctctcctctcctctccccccacagggcagggagcgggggggcagcgtgggaatggggctggtactgggttacgctcacccctctcctctccccccacagggcagggagcgggggggcagcgtgggaatggggctggtactgggttacgctcacccctcttctctcctctccccccacagggcagggagcgggggggcagcgtgggaatggggctggtactgggttacgctcacccctctcctctcctctccccccacagggcagggagcgggggggggcagcctgggaatggggctgatactgggttacgctcacccctcttctctcctctccccccacagggcagggagcgggggggcagcctgggaatggggctggtactgggttacgctcacccctattctctccccccacagggcagggagcgggggggcagcctgggaatggggctggtactgggttacgctcacccctctcctctccccccacagggcagggagcgggggggcagcgtgggaatggggctggtactgggttacgctcacccctctcctctccccccacagggcagggagcggggggggacagcgtgggaatggggctggtactgggttacgctcacccctctcctctcctctccccccacagggcagggagggggggggcagcgtgggaatggggctggtactgggttacgctcacccctcttctctccccccacagggcagggagcgggggggcagtgtgggaatggggctggtactgggttacgctcacccctctcctctccccccacagggcagggagcgggggggcagcgtgggaatggggctggtactgggttacgctcacccctcttctctccccccacagggcagggagcgggggggcagcgtgggaatggggctggtactgggttacgctcacccctcttctctccccccacagggcagggagcgggggggcagcgtgggaatggggctggtactgggttacgctcacccctcttctctccccccacagggcagggagcgggggggcagcgtgggaatggggctggtactgggttacgctcacccctctcctctccccccacagggcagggagcggggggacagcgtgggaatggggctggtactgggttacgctcacccctctcctctccccccacagggcagggagcggggggggacagcgtgggaatggggctggtactgggttacgctcacccctctcctctcctctccccccacagggcagggagcgggggggggacagcgtgggaatggggctggtactgggttacgctcacccctctcctcttctctccccccacaggccTGACTGTCGCTCTCCTGCTCCTCACCCAGCTCAGCTCGCTGTGGGGCCTGGGAACAGGTATGTACAGCTCGCCCCGTCGTGGGGACCCCCGGATGCAGACATCCCCCCTCTCACCCTCTCTGTCTTGCAGACGAGCTGCCTGTGCAGCTGCCCGCGACCTCggaggcagtgctggggggcacTGCGCTGCTGAGCTGCACCTACCCCCCCGAGGCGGACCTGATCCTGTACTGGACCCGGCTGGGGCCGGCCAGCGAGAGGAACGTCTACACCTACTACAGAGGGGAACAGCTGGCCTCACACAATGACCCTGCCTATCGGGGCCGGGCCACTGTCCCAGCTGGGCAGCCTGGGCGTGGGGACGGGGCCCTCTGGCTACACAACGTGACACTGGCTGATGAGGGCAGGTACCGGTGCCGAGTAAAGAGCAACCGGGGCATGGGCTTCGCGGAGACGGAGCTACGGCTCATAGGTAAACGGGACACAGGGCCTGGCCCCTCTACGGGTGGGGAATGTCGCCTCTCGAGGGGGCCCCATGTCGGGGGCCTGGCTGGCTCACAGGAGTGGGAAATGGAGCACGGGgctttcccctctggggggtgcaGGCGCTTCTTCAGCCCTGGGACTGGGCAGCATCTGTCATCAATACGATGCGCATAGGAACGGCcacaggtcagaccaatggtccatcgagCCCAGTGTCCTCTGTCACAGGCCAATGCCAGGCGCGTCGGAGAAGTGACCAGAACAGGCAGTTACCGTGTGTCCGTCCCGTCGCCCGCTCCCGTCCTGGCTTCCAGCAGGCAGAGGCTACGGccgctcagagcagggggttgcgtccctgcccatcctgctactagccagtgatggacccatcctccaggaACGTGGCTAGTTCCGTGTTGAACCCTGGCATAGCCTTGGCCTTCATGGCATCCCCCGGGCACCGAGTTCCCCAGGCTCTCCGGGCATTGggagaagaaatacttcctttgtttgacTGAAGCCTGCTGCCGACTAATGTCATTGGggggcccctagttcttgtgtcacgaggaggagtaaataacacttccctatctactTTCTCCtccccagtcatgattttatagccctctcccATACtcccccttagccgtctctttcccaagctgaccGGCCCCAGTCTgactaatctctcctcacacaaCGGCTGTTCCAGACCCCTCATCCTTTCTCTGCCCTATGCTGAACCTTTCCCAGGTCCCGGCTCTCTGCTTTGAGGTGGGGTCCCGTCTgcgtctctctccctttcccaatGATGCCCAACGCCAGCGGCTGCACGCTGAGCGGGTGTTGTGAGAATTGTCCGCAGTGCAGCCACCCTCTCCAGTGGGACGAGCTCGCTCAGACCCCGTCCTTTCCACGTGGCTCTTTCTCACAGGCCTGTACCGTctatcctggctccagccccagccgtgctccccctccctgcagaaCGTGACACTGACCTGCCGCGCAGAGGGCGGCTACCCCCTCGCCAGCGTCACCATCCACGACAGCACTGGCAGGGACTACGGGGCCGGGACGCTGGCTGCCAAGGACCCCCAGGGGCTGTACAGTGCCGCCCACACGGCCGAcgtgccctgctccccccccgccAGCTACACCTGCATCGTCAGCACCAACTTCCTCCAGCAGAACCGCACTGGGACGCTGCTCCGGGAAGGTGAGGCCCCAGGaccgggggcgggggcaggagagggtcgAGGCAGCCTGGCCTGCTAGGCCAGACCCTGCCACTGACGTGGCCACGGTTTTGTCTCCCCAGAGCCACAGCCAGCATGGAAGGGCTGGGCTGGCATTGCCATGGGCATTGGCTTGGCGGTGGTAGTGCTGGGGAGCGGAGCACTCTGGGTAAGCGCCCGCCCCACTCCTGACTCACTCCCACGGCCCCACATGCTCACACTGGCCTggtctttccttcctccaggctgggcagcagaggaggaaggtgaGATAGTGGGCAGGGATACTGAGACGGGGCCATATTCCACTCCCaagccagcccgtccctgccccacggccagagcggagctggcaccccctggagaatggctccaTACCCCGTaccccgtcccctgagccagcccgtccctgccccatGGCGAGACGGGGCTGCCAtcccctggagaatggctccgtaccccgtgccccgtcccctgagccagccagtccctgccccacagccagaggggagctggcaccccctggagaatggctccgtaaCCCGTGCcctgtcccctgagccagcccgtccctgccccacggccggaggggagctggcaccccctggagaatggctccgtaccccgtgccccgtcccctgagccagcccatccctgccccacggccggaggggagctggcaccccctggagaatggctccgtatcccgtgccccgtcccctgagccagcccgtccctgcccgacggccagaggggagctggcaccccctggagaatggctccgtatcccgtgccccgtcccctgagccagccagtccctgccccacagccagaggggagctggcaccccctggagaatggctccgtaccccgtaccccgtcccctgagccagcccgtccctgccccacggccagaggggagctggcaccccctggagaatggctccgtaccccgtgccctgtcccctgagccagcccgtccctgccccacggccggaggggagctggcaccccctggagaatggctccgtaccccgtgccccgtcccctgagccagcccgtccctgccccacagccagaggggagctggcaccccctggagaatggctccgtaccccgtgccccgtcccctgagccagcccgtccctgccccacggccagaggggagctggcaccccctggagaatggctccgtaccccgtgccccgtcccctgagccagccagtccctgccccacggccagaggggagctggcaccccctggagaatggctccgtaccccgtgccccgtcccctgagccagccagtccctgccccacggccagaggggagctggcaccccctggagaatggctccgtaccccgtgccccgtcccctgagccagcccgtccctgccccacggccggaggggagctggcaccccctggagaatggctccgtatcccgtgccccgtcccctgagccagcccgtccctgccccacggccggaggggagctggcaccccctggagaatggctccgtaccccgtgccccgtcccctgagccagcccgtccctgcccgacggccagaggggagctggcaccccctggagaatggctccgtatcccgtgccccgtcccctgagccagccagtccctgccccacagccagaggggagctggcaccccctggagaatggctccgtaccccgtgccccgtcccctgagccagccagtccctgccccacggccagaggggagctggcaccccctggagaatggctccgtaccccgtgccccgtcccctgagccagccagtccctgccccacggccggaggggagctggcaccccctggagaatggctccgtaccccgtgccccgtcccctgagccagcccgtccctgccccacggccagaagggagctggcaccccctggagaatggctccgtaccccgtgccccgtcccctgagccagccagtccctgccccacggccggatgggagctggcccccctggagaatggctccgtaccccgtgccccgtcccctgagccagcccgtccctgccccacggccagaggggagctggcacccccctggagaatggctccgtaccccgtgccccgtcccctgagccagccagtccctgccccacggccagaggggagctggcaccccctggagaatggctccgtaccccgtgccccgtcccctgagccagccagtccctgccccacggccggaggggagctggcaccccctggagaatggctccgtacctcgtgccccgtcccctgagccagcccgtccctgccccacggccagaggggagctggcaccccctggagaatggctccgtaccccgtgccccgtcccctgagccagcccgtccctgccccacagccagaggggagctggcaccccctggagaatggctccgtaccccgtgccccgtcccctgagccagcccgtccctgccccacagccagaggggagctggcaccccctggagaatggctccgtaccccgtgccccgtcccctgagccagccagtccctgccccacggccagagcggagctggcaccccctggagaatggctccgtaccccgtaccccgtcccctgagccagcccgtccctgccccacggccagaggggagctggcaccccctggagaatggctccgtaccccgtgccccgtcccctgagccagcccgtccctgccccacggccagaggggagctggcaccccctggagaatggccccgtgccccgtcccctgagccagcccgtccctgccccacggccagaggggagctggcaccccctggagaatggctccgtaccccgtgccccgtcccctgagccagcccgtccctgccccacagccagaggggagctggcaccccctggagaatggctccgtaccccgtgccccgtcccctgagccagcccgtccctgccccacagccagaggggagctggcaccccctggagaatggctccgtaccccgtgccccgtcccctgagccagccagtccctgccccacggccagagcggagctggcaccccctggagaatggctccgtaccccgtaccccgtcccctgagccagcccgtccctgccccacggccagaggggagctggcaccccctggagaatggctccgtaccccgtgccccgtcccctgagccagcccgtccctgccccacggccagaggggagctggcaccccctggagaatggccccgtgccccgtcccctgagccagcccgtccctgccccacggccagaggggagctggcacctcctggagaatggctccgtaccccgtgccccgtcccctgagccagcccgtccctgccccacggccagaggggagctggcccccctggagaatggctccgtaccccgtgccccgtcccctgagccagcccgtccctgccccacagccagaggggagctggcaccccctggagaatggctccgtaccccgttccccgtcccctgagccagcccgtccctgccccacggccagaggggagctggcaccccctggagaatggctccgtaccccgtaccccgtcccctgagccagcccgtccctgccccacggccagaggggagctg
This window encodes:
- the LOC115640656 gene encoding CD276 antigen-like isoform X1: MSLTVALLLLTQLSSLWGLGTDELPVQLPATSEAVLGGTALLSCTYPPEADLILYWTRLGPASERNVYTYYRGEQLASHNDPAYRGRATVPAGQPGRGDGALWLHNVTLADEGRYRCRVKSNRGMGFAETELRLIGLYRLSWLQPQPCSPSLQNVTLTCRAEGGYPLASVTIHDSTGRDYGAGTLAAKDPQGLYSAAHTADVPCSPPASYTCIVSTNFLQQNRTGTLLREEPQPAWKGWAGIAMGIGLAVVVLGSGALWGQRHREPHPSWEAEPAREEALLEGTSPTCTRRGDPPDILQVPRSASQHLTTPPSVPELWPGSSPGPSHARTPGFTC
- the LOC115640656 gene encoding CD276 antigen-like isoform X2, which translates into the protein MSLTVALLLLTQLSSLWGLGTDELPVQLPATSEAVLGGTALLSCTYPPEADLILYWTRLGPASERNVYTYYRGEQLASHNDPAYRGRATVPAGQPGRGDGALWLHNVTLADEGRYRCRVKSNRGMGFAETELRLIGLYRLSWLQPQPCSPSLQNVTLTCRAEGGYPLASVTIHDSTGRDYGAGTLAAKDPQGLYSAAHTADVPCSPPASYTCIVSTNFLQQNRTGTLLREGAEAPGTPPLMGGRASPGRGPVGGHQPHLHEEGGPTRHPPGATLSQPTSHNAPVSA